From one Formosa sediminum genomic stretch:
- a CDS encoding aldo/keto reductase, with protein sequence MEYRTLGTSDLKLSAITFGAWAAGGWMWGGTEQNDAAKAIQSAFDYGVTSIDTAPIYGMGHSEKIVGEAIKELPRDQVQLVTKYGLRWDATDGEFYVNSKDNNGKDISIYKNASKKSIIKECEDSLKRLGTDYIDLYQIHWPDVTTEIQESMEAVAQLIKDGKVRYAGVCNYSVDQLKEANTYVDVISNQVPYSMVNRGIETDLVPYTLEHNMSILAYSPLQRGLLTGKMKAGHVFAEGDHRKGLAFFKDENIKQTAEFLDKLKPLAEAKNASLSQLVLRWTIEQPGITIALAGARNAEQSISNAKSIDVKLTTDELQFINKALEKVKLDV encoded by the coding sequence ATGGAATATAGAACATTAGGAACATCAGATTTAAAATTATCAGCAATTACTTTTGGAGCATGGGCAGCCGGGGGTTGGATGTGGGGAGGCACTGAGCAAAATGATGCCGCTAAAGCCATTCAATCTGCGTTTGATTATGGCGTTACTAGTATAGATACTGCACCTATTTACGGAATGGGACATAGTGAAAAAATAGTTGGAGAAGCCATTAAGGAACTTCCAAGAGATCAAGTACAATTAGTTACAAAATATGGTTTACGTTGGGATGCAACTGATGGTGAATTTTATGTGAACTCTAAAGATAACAATGGTAAAGACATTTCCATTTATAAAAATGCAAGTAAAAAAAGTATCATTAAAGAATGTGAAGATAGCTTAAAACGTTTAGGTACAGATTATATAGATTTATACCAAATACATTGGCCAGATGTTACTACAGAAATTCAAGAAAGTATGGAAGCTGTAGCACAGTTAATAAAAGATGGTAAGGTAAGATATGCGGGTGTATGTAATTACAGTGTAGACCAATTAAAAGAAGCCAATACATATGTAGATGTCATTTCAAATCAAGTGCCTTATAGTATGGTTAATCGTGGTATAGAGACAGATCTGGTTCCCTATACTTTAGAACATAACATGTCTATCTTAGCCTATAGTCCGTTACAACGTGGTTTATTAACTGGAAAAATGAAAGCCGGCCATGTTTTTGCTGAAGGCGACCATAGAAAAGGATTAGCCTTTTTTAAAGATGAAAATATAAAACAAACGGCAGAGTTTTTAGATAAACTAAAACCTCTAGCTGAAGCTAAAAATGCGTCACTTTCTCAATTGGTTTTACGATGGACAATTGAGCAACCAGGTATAACTATTGCCTTAGCTGGTGCAAGAAATGCTGAACAATCTATTTCTAATGCTAAAAGTATTGATGTAAAATTAACTACTGATGAATTACAATTTATAAATAAAGCATTAGAAAAAGTAAAATTAGATGTTTAA
- a CDS encoding MarC family NAAT transporter codes for MELFLSAFGALFSIINPLGTVPVFVGLSSENTKKERAVIAFWTAINAFIILLLSFFAGKYILSFFGISIDALKIAGGLIIASSGFALLTGKFAEHKGMKRKRVEEDIHNRNEISLTPLAIPMLAGPGTISLLITYNQEYSDLEDKLIIISALIFTTICIYLILKSSYLIVKFLGASGINALSRIIGFIVIAIGIEYIISSLVNIISLIEI; via the coding sequence ATGGAATTATTTTTATCTGCTTTTGGTGCATTATTTTCAATTATAAATCCTTTAGGTACAGTACCTGTATTTGTAGGATTATCATCAGAAAACACAAAAAAAGAACGTGCAGTTATAGCATTTTGGACAGCTATAAATGCTTTTATTATTTTACTATTATCCTTCTTTGCTGGTAAATATATATTGTCTTTTTTTGGTATAAGTATTGATGCGTTAAAAATTGCTGGCGGTCTTATAATAGCATCTTCGGGTTTTGCTTTATTAACAGGTAAATTTGCAGAACATAAAGGGATGAAACGAAAACGTGTTGAAGAAGATATACATAATAGAAATGAAATTAGTCTTACACCTTTAGCAATACCAATGTTAGCTGGTCCTGGAACAATATCCTTGTTAATTACTTACAATCAGGAATATTCAGATTTAGAAGATAAATTAATTATTATAAGTGCTTTAATATTTACTACAATTTGTATTTATCTAATTTTAAAGAGTTCGTATTTAATCGTAAAATTTTTAGGTGCATCTGGTATTAATGCTTTGTCTCGAATTATCGGATTTATTGTTATAGCTATAGGTATTGAATATATAATTTCGTCTTTAGTAAATATAATTTCGCTTATCGAGATATAA
- a CDS encoding multidrug effflux MFS transporter translates to MQKDKKKNHFEFIALMASLMSIVALSIDALLPAFPDIGIAIGNQNSTDLQSLVTMIFLGFGIGQLILGPLSDSFGRKPLMYVGFSIFIIASIICINAKSLELMLVGRILQGIGLAAPRTICISIIRDSHRGNYMARMMSFVTAFFILVPVIAPALGQFILNHFNWQTIFYTQLFFAIVVSIWFWKRQPETLHPEFKIPFNKHVFINGFSELIRYKEAMIFTVLSGFITGSFMVYLSSAHHIFIDQYKIGEQFPYVFAGLAISIGISTLLNGTLVVRFGMRRLAFTSLAAFSLISTTYMVLFWNTSNPSLYVLVPFLAAQFFTLGFLFGNLRAIAMEPIGHIAGIGAALTGFIATVVAIPIATFIGSYVTHTALPLFTGFSVCGSLGLFTFIYLKRQRLFRKFNLKRS, encoded by the coding sequence ATGCAAAAAGACAAAAAGAAAAATCATTTTGAGTTTATAGCACTTATGGCATCCCTAATGTCTATAGTTGCATTATCAATAGATGCCTTACTACCCGCCTTTCCAGATATTGGTATAGCTATTGGAAATCAAAACAGTACAGATTTACAATCTTTAGTGACTATGATTTTTTTAGGCTTTGGTATTGGCCAATTAATTTTAGGTCCGCTTTCTGATAGTTTTGGAAGAAAACCTTTAATGTATGTGGGTTTTAGTATATTTATTATAGCTAGTATAATTTGTATAAACGCAAAAAGTTTAGAACTTATGTTAGTAGGTCGTATTTTGCAGGGTATCGGACTTGCAGCTCCTAGAACAATTTGCATATCTATAATTAGAGATTCACATAGAGGGAATTATATGGCCAGAATGATGTCTTTTGTAACTGCTTTCTTTATTTTGGTTCCTGTAATTGCCCCTGCATTAGGCCAATTTATTTTAAACCATTTTAATTGGCAAACCATATTTTATACTCAATTATTTTTTGCAATAGTTGTAAGTATATGGTTTTGGAAACGCCAACCTGAAACTTTACATCCAGAATTTAAAATACCATTTAATAAACATGTCTTTATAAACGGATTTAGCGAATTAATTCGATATAAAGAAGCTATGATTTTTACTGTACTTTCTGGGTTTATTACAGGGTCATTTATGGTATATTTAAGTTCTGCCCACCATATTTTTATAGATCAGTATAAAATTGGGGAACAATTCCCATATGTATTTGCTGGTCTAGCAATATCTATCGGAATTTCTACATTATTAAATGGTACGCTTGTAGTTCGGTTTGGTATGCGAAGATTAGCATTTACATCGTTAGCTGCTTTTAGCTTAATTTCTACAACTTATATGGTATTATTTTGGAATACATCAAATCCTAGTCTGTATGTTTTAGTACCATTTTTAGCAGCACAGTTTTTTACTTTAGGTTTTCTATTTGGAAATTTAAGAGCTATTGCCATGGAACCTATTGGCCATATAGCAGGTATTGGAGCTGCCTTAACAGGTTTTATAGCGACTGTTGTTGCCATTCCTATTGCTACCTTTATAGGAAGCTATGTAACACATACTGCTTTACCTCTATTTACTGGTTTTTCAGTATGTGGAAGCTTAGGCCTCTTTACTTTTATATATTTAAAACGCCAACGACTCTTCCGAAAATTTAATTTAAAAAGAAGTTAA
- a CDS encoding Crp/Fnr family transcriptional regulator → MIEIRDYIESTVSISDKDWDIFSSKLKTRTFKKKERILNVGDTENYISFIATGVARFLIPHEDEEKDVTFGFCFENEFISAYDSFLTQKPSLYALEALTDLSMWSVSYTDLQEVYKSTEVGNLIGRLSSERLFLIKSKREQSLLNETAEQRYINLFTERPNLIKDIPLKYIASYIGVTAQALSRIRKRIS, encoded by the coding sequence ATGATAGAAATTAGAGATTATATAGAATCTACAGTATCAATAAGCGATAAAGATTGGGACATATTTTCATCTAAACTTAAAACACGTACATTCAAGAAAAAAGAACGGATATTAAATGTTGGGGACACAGAAAATTATATATCTTTTATTGCCACTGGTGTGGCGAGATTTTTAATACCACATGAAGATGAAGAGAAAGATGTAACTTTTGGATTTTGCTTTGAGAATGAATTTATTAGTGCTTATGATTCTTTTTTAACACAAAAACCATCTTTGTATGCTTTAGAAGCTTTAACAGATTTATCTATGTGGAGTGTATCTTATACAGATTTGCAAGAGGTTTATAAGAGTACAGAAGTAGGCAACCTTATTGGTAGATTATCATCAGAACGGTTATTTTTAATTAAATCTAAACGCGAACAATCTTTATTAAACGAAACTGCAGAACAACGTTATATTAACTTATTTACAGAACGTCCAAACCTTATTAAAGACATACCTTTAAAATATATTGCATCTTATATTGGAGTAACTGCACAAGCTTTAAGTCGTATTAGAAAGCGTATTTCTTAA
- a CDS encoding chromosome partitioning protein ParA gives MEQNTSNNGLKIALGVALVLFLGTAFYTFDLMKKKNETEAQLKAEKELVMTDLSNMAKQYDVAISENEIANTNLIEARSRIQGLIDSLQISETNVKSLWQYKQKYLNLQKEMDFLLDENDKLKTQNNLLSTSLDSTRTRLEERNMFSDSLLVQNSALAEVVENAAVLNAVNLKGFGVIERSSGKLIPTERARRADKIRVCFTVAKNSLVQAGDQELYIQVIDPNNNVMGVNEQVIFGEKALNYSLISRFNYENASLNVCEFVATVGDDKFESGRYIVNVYNEKDLVSTSEFTLK, from the coding sequence ATGGAACAAAACACATCAAATAACGGCTTAAAAATAGCTCTAGGTGTTGCATTGGTATTATTTTTGGGAACAGCATTCTATACATTCGATCTTATGAAAAAAAAGAACGAAACAGAAGCCCAACTTAAAGCCGAGAAAGAATTAGTAATGACGGATTTAAGTAATATGGCAAAACAGTATGATGTTGCCATTAGTGAAAATGAGATTGCAAATACAAATTTAATTGAAGCACGATCAAGAATTCAAGGTTTAATAGACTCTCTTCAAATTTCTGAAACTAACGTTAAAAGTTTATGGCAATACAAGCAAAAATATTTGAATTTACAGAAGGAAATGGACTTTTTATTAGATGAAAATGATAAACTTAAAACTCAAAATAATTTATTATCGACGTCTTTAGACAGTACACGAACACGTTTAGAAGAACGTAATATGTTTTCTGATTCATTATTAGTTCAAAACTCAGCATTAGCAGAAGTTGTAGAAAATGCTGCTGTTTTAAATGCTGTTAATTTAAAAGGTTTTGGAGTAATAGAGCGTAGTTCTGGAAAACTTATTCCTACAGAACGTGCAAGACGTGCAGATAAGATTAGAGTTTGTTTTACTGTCGCTAAGAATAGTTTAGTGCAAGCTGGAGACCAAGAGTTATATATACAAGTTATAGATCCTAATAACAATGTTATGGGAGTTAATGAGCAAGTTATATTTGGAGAAAAAGCATTAAACTACAGTTTAATTAGTCGTTTTAATTACGAAAATGCCAGTTTAAATGTTTGTGAATTTGTCGCAACTGTTGGAGATGATAAGTTTGAATCTGGCCGATACATAGTAAATGTGTATAATGAAAAGGATTTAGTATCTACATCTGAGTTTACATTGAAGTAA
- a CDS encoding arginase family protein, translating to MDKLNVFTSKDLSKLLDIRSSETKFGQHIKLLPASCTNIYEYINALDVDYIIIGLPEYNNLLTHLSYQNTTYTWDATLKSLINFKINTYLIPHRVLILGSLNFDKELNKVKTLDLTIDKQLAKAKKHIAKINKEITHIIYTLKKSGKTPIIVGGTQNNAYGIIKGCALALNTPINTLNLSAHTKFKPKKGKHNGNGFIYAYAEGFLKHYFVFGLHEQTISNSILKTIQKMKQIHVSTYESIEVKQTTTFKKELKKVKQTISGSPFGIQIDCNIINSCKADNTEGFSLKKIKKFIHYFGKRKGVHYLHISTTDSSINYSNHKGEFITTFIINFMNAHTK from the coding sequence ATGGATAAACTTAACGTTTTTACATCTAAAGATCTTTCCAAACTATTAGATATCCGTTCTTCTGAAACTAAATTTGGTCAACATATAAAACTATTACCAGCATCCTGCACTAATATATACGAATATATTAACGCTTTAGATGTTGATTATATTATAATAGGCTTACCAGAATATAATAATTTATTAACCCATTTAAGCTACCAAAATACGACTTATACTTGGGATGCAACATTAAAATCGTTAATAAATTTTAAGATTAATACATATTTAATACCTCATAGAGTATTAATTCTTGGCAGTCTAAATTTTGATAAAGAGTTAAATAAAGTAAAAACTCTAGATTTAACAATAGATAAACAGCTTGCTAAAGCAAAAAAACACATAGCCAAAATAAACAAAGAGATTACACATATAATTTATACCTTAAAAAAATCAGGTAAAACACCTATAATTGTTGGTGGTACTCAAAATAACGCGTATGGTATTATTAAAGGCTGCGCTTTAGCACTTAATACACCTATTAATACTTTAAATTTAAGTGCTCATACTAAATTTAAACCTAAAAAAGGAAAACATAATGGTAATGGATTTATTTATGCTTATGCTGAAGGATTTTTAAAACACTATTTTGTATTTGGTTTACACGAACAAACCATTTCTAATTCAATTTTAAAGACCATTCAAAAAATGAAACAAATTCATGTTAGTACTTATGAAAGTATTGAGGTTAAGCAAACAACTACATTTAAAAAAGAATTAAAAAAAGTAAAACAAACAATTTCAGGTTCCCCTTTTGGAATACAAATAGATTGCAATATTATAAACTCTTGTAAGGCAGACAATACAGAAGGGTTTAGTCTCAAAAAAATTAAAAAATTTATACATTACTTTGGAAAACGAAAAGGTGTGCACTATTTACATATTAGTACAACCGATAGTAGTATAAATTATTCTAACCATAAAGGCGAA
- the hutI gene encoding imidazolonepropionase: protein MSILITNIKQLLQTRTRGIYKISGSEMKTLPYLENAYLLIEHDTIVEYGSMKNIGGIIAEKTIDATGKIVLPAWCDSHTHLVYAGHREQEFVDRINGLTYEDIANKGGGILNSAEILAQTSEDDLYEQSVKRLHEVMKMGTGAIEIKSGYGLTLESELKILRVIKRLKHDFNILVRPTFLAAHAVPKKYKNNKTAYVDELINTTIPEIAKAQLAKYIDVYCEDGYFSLEDTDRILEAGKAHNLVPKLHVNQFNAFGGVALGVKHNARSVDHLEVMRPEDVNVLQGSDTMPVALPACSFFLGLPYTPARTIIDSGLPLALASDYNPGTTPSGNMNFVVSTACIKMKMTPEEAINAATINGAYAMGAHKMFGSITRGKKANVIITEDIPNYSYLPYAFGNNSINTVIINGIIVE from the coding sequence ATGTCTATACTTATTACCAATATAAAGCAGTTATTACAAACAAGAACACGTGGTATTTATAAAATTTCAGGTAGTGAAATGAAAACTTTACCGTACTTAGAAAATGCATACCTTCTTATAGAACACGATACTATAGTTGAATATGGTTCTATGAAAAATATTGGTGGAATTATTGCTGAAAAAACTATTGATGCAACTGGTAAAATTGTATTACCTGCTTGGTGCGATTCACATACACATTTAGTTTATGCTGGACATAGAGAGCAAGAATTTGTAGATAGAATTAATGGTTTAACCTATGAAGATATAGCAAATAAAGGTGGTGGTATATTAAACTCTGCTGAAATTTTAGCACAAACAAGTGAAGACGATTTGTATGAGCAATCTGTAAAACGTTTACACGAAGTTATGAAAATGGGTACAGGTGCTATTGAAATAAAATCAGGTTACGGTTTAACATTAGAATCTGAATTAAAAATTTTACGTGTTATAAAACGTCTTAAACACGATTTTAATATTTTAGTACGCCCTACATTTTTAGCAGCTCATGCTGTTCCAAAAAAATATAAAAACAATAAAACGGCTTATGTAGACGAGTTAATTAACACCACTATTCCTGAAATAGCAAAAGCACAATTAGCTAAATATATAGATGTATATTGTGAAGACGGTTACTTTAGTTTAGAAGATACAGACCGAATTTTAGAAGCTGGAAAAGCACATAATTTAGTACCTAAACTTCATGTCAATCAATTTAATGCTTTTGGTGGTGTTGCTTTAGGTGTAAAACACAATGCTCGATCTGTAGACCATTTGGAGGTTATGAGACCTGAAGATGTAAACGTATTACAAGGTAGCGACACCATGCCTGTAGCTTTACCAGCATGTTCTTTTTTCTTAGGACTTCCTTATACTCCTGCGCGTACTATAATAGATTCCGGTTTACCGCTAGCGTTAGCTAGTGATTATAATCCAGGAACAACACCAAGTGGTAATATGAATTTTGTAGTAAGTACCGCATGTATAAAAATGAAAATGACTCCTGAAGAAGCCATTAATGCTGCCACAATAAATGGAGCTTATGCAATGGGAGCCCATAAAATGTTTGGTAGTATAACGCGTGGAAAAAAAGCAAATGTTATAATTACAGAAGACATCCCAAACTATAGTTATTTGCCTTATGCTTTTGGGAATAATTCAATTAATACAGTTATTATTAATGGTATAATCGTAGAATAA
- a CDS encoding acyl-CoA desaturase gives MEIIVFMIILWYSGLFFQTFFLHRYAAHQTYKMSRFGEKVCYVLTWICQGSNYLSAYGYGVMHRMHHAYADTEKDPHSPKYDSNVFSMMWRTKNIYQDINKQRIAVDAKFTKNVPQWKRFDDFASSRISRLVWAFLYTLFFICFATAWWHWLFLPIAFFMAPIHGVIINWFAHIYGYVNFKVSDTSKNLLPFDFLMMGEGYHNNHHKFGGRANFGGVRWYELDVTYCIMKVLDALGFISIKKSALAPVKREV, from the coding sequence ATGGAAATTATAGTCTTTATGATTATTTTGTGGTATTCAGGCTTGTTTTTTCAAACTTTCTTTCTGCATAGATATGCCGCGCATCAAACTTATAAAATGTCTAGATTTGGAGAAAAAGTATGTTATGTACTAACCTGGATCTGTCAAGGTTCTAACTATTTAAGTGCTTATGGTTATGGTGTAATGCACAGAATGCATCATGCCTATGCAGATACAGAAAAAGATCCGCATTCCCCAAAATATGATAGTAATGTATTTTCAATGATGTGGAGGACAAAAAACATCTATCAAGATATTAATAAACAACGAATTGCTGTAGATGCAAAATTTACTAAAAATGTGCCTCAATGGAAACGTTTTGATGATTTTGCGAGTTCGCGTATTTCTCGCTTAGTTTGGGCTTTTTTATATACCTTATTTTTTATATGTTTTGCTACAGCGTGGTGGCATTGGTTGTTTTTACCAATAGCATTTTTTATGGCACCCATACATGGTGTTATTATTAATTGGTTTGCTCACATATATGGATATGTAAATTTTAAAGTAAGTGATACTTCTAAAAATTTATTACCGTTTGATTTTTTAATGATGGGTGAAGGGTACCATAATAATCATCATAAATTTGGTGGTCGTGCTAATTTTGGAGGTGTACGTTGGTACGAATTGGATGTGACTTATTGTATTATGAAGGTGCTTGATGCATTGGGGTTTATTTCCATTAAAAAGAGTGCTTTGGCCCCTGTAAAACGCGAAGTTTAA
- a CDS encoding ABC transporter ATP-binding protein, whose translation MRHHRHPDMPQSKKASKVSMAQAFKTIIWPRRNLVFIGLILIVVSRLASLVLPWKSKVLLDDVIPNKDYSQLYSLLAIVGGAILVQAITSFLLTKILSVQAQYLISELRAKVQKKVLSLPISFFDNTKSGVLVSRIMTDVEGVRNLIGTGLVQLVGGTFTAVISLVLLIRISPSMTLFVLVPIAIFGVLALKAFKYIRPIFRKRGVINAEVTGRLTETLAGVRVIKAFNAEDQEHKAFETGVDKLFQNVKKSLTATAVMTSSSTFLLGIASTGIMGIGGYKIMQGELTIGDFMFFTLLLGFMIAPIVQMSNIGSQLTEALAGLDRTEELMNMQAEEDDESRTLEIENMKGDLVFNDVSFAYEAGKNVLHNISFNAPSGSVTALVGSSGSGKSTIASLSATFLNPQSGYVAVDGYNLSKVKLQSFRKHLGVVLQDEFLFEGTIRDNIMFPRPNATEKELLQAVNSAYVNEFTDRFENGLDTLIGERGVKLSGGQRQRIAIARAILANPKVIILDEATSNLDTESEGYIQKSLNTLTKDRTTIVIAHRLSTIRKADQILVIEEGKIKERGTHDELIAAQGRYYDLYTFQAKI comes from the coding sequence ATGAGACATCACAGACATCCCGATATGCCACAATCTAAAAAAGCTTCTAAAGTGAGTATGGCACAAGCTTTTAAAACAATTATATGGCCCCGAAGAAACTTAGTATTTATTGGGTTAATTTTAATTGTGGTTAGCCGTTTAGCGAGTTTGGTATTACCTTGGAAGAGTAAAGTATTGTTAGACGATGTTATTCCAAATAAAGATTATAGTCAATTATATAGCTTATTAGCTATTGTTGGAGGCGCTATACTTGTACAAGCCATAACATCTTTTTTATTGACTAAAATATTAAGTGTACAAGCGCAATATTTAATCTCAGAACTACGAGCAAAAGTTCAGAAAAAAGTATTGTCGTTACCAATTAGTTTTTTTGATAATACAAAGTCTGGCGTATTAGTCTCAAGAATAATGACAGATGTTGAAGGTGTTAGAAACTTAATTGGCACAGGATTAGTACAATTAGTAGGAGGAACCTTTACAGCAGTTATATCCCTAGTATTATTAATAAGAATAAGCCCCTCAATGACCCTCTTTGTGTTAGTACCTATTGCTATTTTTGGGGTGTTAGCTTTAAAAGCTTTTAAATATATACGTCCTATTTTTAGAAAACGTGGCGTAATAAATGCAGAAGTTACAGGCCGATTAACTGAAACACTTGCAGGAGTTCGAGTTATTAAAGCTTTTAATGCAGAAGATCAAGAACATAAAGCTTTTGAAACTGGTGTAGATAAATTATTTCAGAACGTTAAAAAAAGTTTAACAGCAACTGCTGTAATGACCAGCTCGTCTACATTTTTATTAGGTATAGCATCTACAGGAATTATGGGTATTGGTGGGTATAAAATCATGCAAGGCGAATTAACTATTGGAGATTTTATGTTCTTTACGCTCCTTTTAGGTTTTATGATAGCGCCTATAGTACAAATGAGTAATATAGGGAGCCAATTAACAGAAGCTTTGGCAGGATTAGATCGTACCGAAGAACTTATGAATATGCAAGCAGAGGAAGACGACGAAAGTCGTACGCTTGAGATTGAAAACATGAAAGGAGATTTGGTGTTTAATGATGTCTCTTTTGCTTATGAAGCTGGTAAAAACGTACTACATAATATTAGTTTTAATGCACCTTCAGGTTCTGTTACAGCTTTAGTAGGAAGTTCTGGTTCTGGAAAATCTACAATTGCAAGTTTATCTGCCACGTTTTTAAATCCTCAATCCGGATATGTAGCTGTAGATGGTTACAATTTGTCTAAAGTTAAATTACAAAGTTTTAGAAAACATTTAGGTGTGGTACTTCAAGATGAATTTTTATTTGAAGGGACTATTCGAGATAATATTATGTTTCCTAGACCAAATGCTACCGAAAAAGAATTGTTACAAGCTGTAAATTCTGCTTATGTAAATGAATTCACAGACCGATTTGAGAATGGTTTAGATACTTTAATAGGCGAGCGTGGTGTAAAATTATCTGGAGGTCAACGTCAACGAATCGCTATTGCACGTGCCATTTTAGCCAATCCAAAAGTGATTATTTTAGATGAAGCCACTTCAAACTTAGATACGGAAAGTGAAGGTTATATTCAAAAAAGTTTAAATACCTTAACTAAAGATCGTACTACAATTGTTATTGCTCACCGCTTAAGTACTATCCGAAAAGCAGATCAGATTTTAGTTATTGAAGAAGGAAAAATTAAAGAACGTGGCACTCACGACGAGCTTATTGCAGCCCAAGGCCGATACTATGACTTGTATACTTTTCAAGCAAAAATATAA